From one Ctenopharyngodon idella isolate HZGC_01 chromosome 15, HZGC01, whole genome shotgun sequence genomic stretch:
- the LOC127495164 gene encoding uncharacterized protein LOC127495164 isoform X5, with translation MRFILVLRSTFELQQEPMRFILVLRSTFELPQEPMRFILVLRSTFELQQEPLRFILVLRSMFELQQQPVRFILVLCSTFELPQEPMRFILVLRRTFELQQEPMRFILVLRRSFELQQEPMRFILVLRRSFELQQEPMRFILVLRSMFELQQQPVRFILVLCSTFELPQEPMRFILVLRRTFELQQEPMRFILVLRRSFELQQEPMRFILVLRSSFELQQEPMRFILVLRSTFELPQEPMRFILVLRSTFELPQEPMRFILVLRSTFELQQEPLRFILVLRSTFELQQEPMRFILVLRSTFEILFMFADQCLYVNKSLNSNFFIL, from the exons atgaggttcattctggtgttacgcagcacgtttgagcttcaacaagaaccaatgaggttcattctggtgttacgcagcacgtttgagcttcctcaagaaccaatgag gttcattctggtgttacgcagcacgtttgagcttcaacaagaaccattgaggttcattcttgtgttacgcagcatgtttgagcttcaacaacaaccagtgaggttcattctcgtgttatgcagcacatttgagcttcctcaagaaccaatgaggttcattctcgtgttacgcagaacgtttgagcttcaacaagaaccaatgaggttcattctggtgttacgcagatcgtttgagcttcagcaagaaccaatgaggttcattctggtgttacgcagatcgtttgagcttcagcaagaaccaatgaggttcattctggtgttacgcagcatgtttgagcttcaacaacaaccagtgaggttcattctcgtgttatgcagcacatttgagcttcctcaagaaccaatgaggttcattctcgtgttacgcagaacgtttgagcttcaacaagaaccaatgaggttcattctggtgttacgcagatcgtttgagcttcagcaagaaccaatgaggttcattctggtgttacgcagctcgtttgagcttcagcaagaaccaatgaggttcattctggtgttacgcagcacgtttgagcttcctcaagaaccaatgaggttcattctggtgttacgcagcacgtttgagcttcctcaagaaccaatgaggttcattctggtgttacggagcacgtttgagcttcaacaagaaccattgag gttcattctcgtgttacgcagcacgtttgagcttcagcaagaaccaatgaggttcattctcgtgttacgcagcacgtttgagattctgtttatgttcgctgatcaatgtttatatgtgaataaaagcctaaattcaaacttttttatcttgtaa
- the LOC127495164 gene encoding uncharacterized protein LOC127495164 isoform X1 — MRFILVLRSTFELQQEPMRFILVLRSTFELPQEPMRFILVLRITFELQQEPMRFILVLRSTFELQQEPMRFILVLRSTFELQQEPMRFILVLRSTFELPQEPMRFILVLRSTFELQQEPMRFILVLRSTFELPQEPMRFILVLRSTFELQQEPMRFILVLRRSFELQQEPMRFILVLRSTFELQQEPMRFILVLRSTFELQQEPLRFILVLRSMFELQQQPVRFILVLCSTFELPQEPMRFILVLRRTFELQQEPMRFILVLRRSFELQQEPMRFILVLRRSFELQQEPMRFILVLRSMFELQQQPVRFILVLCSTFELPQEPMRFILVLRRTFELQQEPMRFILVLRRSFELQQEPMRFILVLRSSFELQQEPMRFILVLRSTFELPQEPMRFILVLRSTFELPQEPMRFILVLRSTFELQQEPLRFILVLRSTFELQQEPMRFILVLRSTFEILFMFADQCLYVNKSLNSNFFIL, encoded by the exons atgaggttcattctggtgttacgcagcacgtttgagcttcaacaagaaccaatgaggttcattctggtgttacgcagcacgtttgagcttcctcaagaaccaatgaggttcattctcgtgttacgcatcacgtttgagcttcaacaagaaccaatgaggttcattctcgtgttacgcagcacgtttgagcttcagcaagaaccaatgaggttcattctggtgttacgcagcacgtttgagcttcagcaagaaccaatgaggttcattctggtgttacgcagcacgtttgagcttcctcaagaaccaatgaggttcattctggtgttacgcagcacatttgagcttcagcaagaaccaatgaggttcattctggtgttacgcagcacgtttgagcttcctcaagaaccaatgaggttcattctggtgttacggagcacgtttgagcttcaacaagaaccaatgaggttcattctggtgttacgcagatcgtttgagcttcagcaagaaccaatgaggttcattctggtgttacggagcacgtttgagcttcaacaagaaccaatgaggttcattctggtgttacgcagcacgtttgagcttcaacaagaaccattgaggttcattcttgtgttacgcagcatgtttgagcttcaacaacaaccagtgaggttcattctcgtgttatgcagcacatttgagcttcctcaagaaccaatgaggttcattctcgtgttacgcagaacgtttgagcttcaacaagaaccaatgaggttcattctggtgttacgcagatcgtttgagcttcagcaagaaccaatgaggttcattctggtgttacgcagatcgtttgagcttcagcaagaaccaatgaggttcattctggtgttacgcagcatgtttgagcttcaacaacaaccagtgaggttcattctcgtgttatgcagcacatttgagcttcctcaagaaccaatgaggttcattctcgtgttacgcagaacgtttgagcttcaacaagaaccaatgaggttcattctggtgttacgcagatcgtttgagcttcagcaagaaccaatgaggttcattctggtgttacgcagctcgtttgagcttcagcaagaaccaatgaggttcattctggtgttacgcagcacgtttgagcttcctcaagaaccaatgaggttcattctggtgttacgcagcacgtttgagcttcctcaagaaccaatgaggttcattctggtgttacggagcacgtttgagcttcaacaagaaccattgag gttcattctcgtgttacgcagcacgtttgagcttcagcaagaaccaatgaggttcattctcgtgttacgcagcacgtttgagattctgtttatgttcgctgatcaatgtttatatgtgaataaaagcctaaattcaaacttttttatcttgtaa
- the LOC127495164 gene encoding uncharacterized protein LOC127495164 isoform X3, with protein sequence MRFILVLRSTFELQQEPMRFILVLRSTFELQQEPMRFILVLRSTFELPQEPMRFILVLRSTFELQQEPMRFILVLRSTFELPQEPMRFILVLRSTFELQQEPMRFILVLRRSFELQQEPMRFILVLRSTFELQQEPMRFILVLRSTFELQQEPLRFILVLRSMFELQQQPVRFILVLCSTFELPQEPMRFILVLRRTFELQQEPMRFILVLRRSFELQQEPMRFILVLRRSFELQQEPMRFILVLRSMFELQQQPVRFILVLCSTFELPQEPMRFILVLRRTFELQQEPMRFILVLRRSFELQQEPMRFILVLRSSFELQQEPMRFILVLRSTFELPQEPMRFILVLRSTFELPQEPMRFILVLRSTFELQQEPLRFILVLRSTFELQQEPMRFILVLRSTFEILFMFADQCLYVNKSLNSNFFIL encoded by the exons atgaggttcattctggtgttacgcagcacgtttgagcttcaacaagaaccaatgag gttcattctggtgttacgcagcacgtttgagcttcagcaagaaccaatgaggttcattctggtgttacgcagcacgtttgagcttcctcaagaaccaatgaggttcattctggtgttacgcagcacatttgagcttcagcaagaaccaatgaggttcattctggtgttacgcagcacgtttgagcttcctcaagaaccaatgaggttcattctggtgttacggagcacgtttgagcttcaacaagaaccaatgaggttcattctggtgttacgcagatcgtttgagcttcagcaagaaccaatgaggttcattctggtgttacggagcacgtttgagcttcaacaagaaccaatgaggttcattctggtgttacgcagcacgtttgagcttcaacaagaaccattgaggttcattcttgtgttacgcagcatgtttgagcttcaacaacaaccagtgaggttcattctcgtgttatgcagcacatttgagcttcctcaagaaccaatgaggttcattctcgtgttacgcagaacgtttgagcttcaacaagaaccaatgaggttcattctggtgttacgcagatcgtttgagcttcagcaagaaccaatgaggttcattctggtgttacgcagatcgtttgagcttcagcaagaaccaatgaggttcattctggtgttacgcagcatgtttgagcttcaacaacaaccagtgaggttcattctcgtgttatgcagcacatttgagcttcctcaagaaccaatgaggttcattctcgtgttacgcagaacgtttgagcttcaacaagaaccaatgaggttcattctggtgttacgcagatcgtttgagcttcagcaagaaccaatgaggttcattctggtgttacgcagctcgtttgagcttcagcaagaaccaatgaggttcattctggtgttacgcagcacgtttgagcttcctcaagaaccaatgaggttcattctggtgttacgcagcacgtttgagcttcctcaagaaccaatgaggttcattctggtgttacggagcacgtttgagcttcaacaagaaccattgag gttcattctcgtgttacgcagcacgtttgagcttcagcaagaaccaatgaggttcattctcgtgttacgcagcacgtttgagattctgtttatgttcgctgatcaatgtttatatgtgaataaaagcctaaattcaaacttttttatcttgtaa
- the LOC127495164 gene encoding uncharacterized protein LOC127495164 isoform X4, with amino-acid sequence MRFILVLRSTFELQQEPMRFILVLRSTFELPQEPMRFILVLRSTFELPQEPMRFILVLRSTFELQQEPMRFILVLRRSFELQQEPMRFILVLRSTFELQQEPMRFILVLRSTFELQQEPLRFILVLRSMFELQQQPVRFILVLCSTFELPQEPMRFILVLRRTFELQQEPMRFILVLRRSFELQQEPMRFILVLRRSFELQQEPMRFILVLRSMFELQQQPVRFILVLCSTFELPQEPMRFILVLRRTFELQQEPMRFILVLRRSFELQQEPMRFILVLRSSFELQQEPMRFILVLRSTFELPQEPMRFILVLRSTFELPQEPMRFILVLRSTFELQQEPLRFILVLRSTFELQQEPMRFILVLRSTFEILFMFADQCLYVNKSLNSNFFIL; translated from the exons atgaggttcattctggtgttacgcagcacgtttgagcttcaacaagaaccaatgaggttcattctggtgttacgcagcacgtttgagcttcctcaagaaccaatgag gttcattctggtgttacgcagcacgtttgagcttcctcaagaaccaatgaggttcattctggtgttacggagcacgtttgagcttcaacaagaaccaatgaggttcattctggtgttacgcagatcgtttgagcttcagcaagaaccaatgaggttcattctggtgttacggagcacgtttgagcttcaacaagaaccaatgaggttcattctggtgttacgcagcacgtttgagcttcaacaagaaccattgaggttcattcttgtgttacgcagcatgtttgagcttcaacaacaaccagtgaggttcattctcgtgttatgcagcacatttgagcttcctcaagaaccaatgaggttcattctcgtgttacgcagaacgtttgagcttcaacaagaaccaatgaggttcattctggtgttacgcagatcgtttgagcttcagcaagaaccaatgaggttcattctggtgttacgcagatcgtttgagcttcagcaagaaccaatgaggttcattctggtgttacgcagcatgtttgagcttcaacaacaaccagtgaggttcattctcgtgttatgcagcacatttgagcttcctcaagaaccaatgaggttcattctcgtgttacgcagaacgtttgagcttcaacaagaaccaatgaggttcattctggtgttacgcagatcgtttgagcttcagcaagaaccaatgaggttcattctggtgttacgcagctcgtttgagcttcagcaagaaccaatgaggttcattctggtgttacgcagcacgtttgagcttcctcaagaaccaatgaggttcattctggtgttacgcagcacgtttgagcttcctcaagaaccaatgaggttcattctggtgttacggagcacgtttgagcttcaacaagaaccattgag gttcattctcgtgttacgcagcacgtttgagcttcagcaagaaccaatgaggttcattctcgtgttacgcagcacgtttgagattctgtttatgttcgctgatcaatgtttatatgtgaataaaagcctaaattcaaacttttttatcttgtaa
- the LOC127495164 gene encoding uncharacterized protein LOC127495164 isoform X2 has product MRFILVLRSTFELQQEPMRFILVLRSTFELPQEPMRFILVLRSTFELQQEPMRFILVLRSTFELPQEPMRFILVLRSTFELQQEPMRFILVLRSTFELPQEPMRFILVLRSTFELQQEPMRFILVLRRSFELQQEPMRFILVLRSTFELQQEPMRFILVLRSTFELQQEPLRFILVLRSMFELQQQPVRFILVLCSTFELPQEPMRFILVLRRTFELQQEPMRFILVLRRSFELQQEPMRFILVLRRSFELQQEPMRFILVLRSMFELQQQPVRFILVLCSTFELPQEPMRFILVLRRTFELQQEPMRFILVLRRSFELQQEPMRFILVLRSSFELQQEPMRFILVLRSTFELPQEPMRFILVLRSTFELPQEPMRFILVLRSTFELQQEPLRFILVLRSTFELQQEPMRFILVLRSTFEILFMFADQCLYVNKSLNSNFFIL; this is encoded by the exons atgaggttcattctggtgttacgcagcacgtttgagcttcaacaagaaccaatgaggttcattctggtgttacgcagcacgtttgagcttcctcaagaaccaatgag gttcattctggtgttacgcagcacgtttgagcttcagcaagaaccaatgaggttcattctggtgttacgcagcacgtttgagcttcctcaagaaccaatgaggttcattctggtgttacgcagcacatttgagcttcagcaagaaccaatgaggttcattctggtgttacgcagcacgtttgagcttcctcaagaaccaatgaggttcattctggtgttacggagcacgtttgagcttcaacaagaaccaatgaggttcattctggtgttacgcagatcgtttgagcttcagcaagaaccaatgaggttcattctggtgttacggagcacgtttgagcttcaacaagaaccaatgaggttcattctggtgttacgcagcacgtttgagcttcaacaagaaccattgaggttcattcttgtgttacgcagcatgtttgagcttcaacaacaaccagtgaggttcattctcgtgttatgcagcacatttgagcttcctcaagaaccaatgaggttcattctcgtgttacgcagaacgtttgagcttcaacaagaaccaatgaggttcattctggtgttacgcagatcgtttgagcttcagcaagaaccaatgaggttcattctggtgttacgcagatcgtttgagcttcagcaagaaccaatgaggttcattctggtgttacgcagcatgtttgagcttcaacaacaaccagtgaggttcattctcgtgttatgcagcacatttgagcttcctcaagaaccaatgaggttcattctcgtgttacgcagaacgtttgagcttcaacaagaaccaatgaggttcattctggtgttacgcagatcgtttgagcttcagcaagaaccaatgaggttcattctggtgttacgcagctcgtttgagcttcagcaagaaccaatgaggttcattctggtgttacgcagcacgtttgagcttcctcaagaaccaatgaggttcattctggtgttacgcagcacgtttgagcttcctcaagaaccaatgaggttcattctggtgttacggagcacgtttgagcttcaacaagaaccattgag gttcattctcgtgttacgcagcacgtttgagcttcagcaagaaccaatgaggttcattctcgtgttacgcagcacgtttgagattctgtttatgttcgctgatcaatgtttatatgtgaataaaagcctaaattcaaacttttttatcttgtaa